One Gordonia mangrovi genomic region harbors:
- a CDS encoding alpha/beta hydrolase — translation MSMQAGDCPPAGHPPGVARHRPRPADRTGTVDRGGVRLAYDVFEADRPTVLLMPTWSIIDSRVWKFQVPYLARHYRVVTFDGRGSGRSDRPAGAAAYADTEFAADAIAVMNATGTDQALLVGFSCGVAWSLHVAADQPDRVTGIVAIGASCGLYDLPPELRFSVRGERGEPVRGWARYNEHYWREGGLPDYIRFFARSVYHEPHSTKQREDFVAWAADNTPDGLADTVAGRLGLHGSTATALEPLCAGVSCPVLVVHGSEDRIRPPEFGRVVAELTGGSLEVLDGVGHGVPNREPVRTNHLIREFADRLQPPQRTAAPTTWTRSRQRPRRALYLSSPIGLGHVRRDLAIATEMRARHPDLQIDWLAQDPVTRVLRAAGETVHPASRWLASESRHIEDECADHDLNAFQAIRRMDETLVQNFMVFDEVATETPYDVVIGDEAWDVDYFMHENPELKRFSFAWLTDFVGWLPMASGGEDEAALTADYNAEMIEQRARYRRMRDRSIFVGNPDDVVDASFGPGLPGIREWTVQNFDFSGYVSGFTPPAEEESARLRADLGLGADDLLCVVTVGGSGVGTTLLKRVIEAVPCARRLAPALHFLVVCGPRIDPDTLLRHPEKGNPGLRIRGYLPNLHRYLAACDLAVVQGGLTTCMELTATGRPFIYVPLRNHFEQNFHVPHRLDRYGAGRCMSYEDACEPELLAAAIVETAHAQVRYRPVETDGAARAADLIADLL, via the coding sequence ATGTCGATGCAGGCAGGAGATTGTCCTCCGGCCGGGCATCCGCCCGGAGTGGCCCGGCATCGTCCTCGCCCCGCCGACCGGACGGGGACGGTGGATCGCGGCGGTGTCCGGCTGGCCTACGACGTCTTCGAGGCCGACCGTCCCACCGTCCTGCTGATGCCCACCTGGTCGATCATCGATTCGCGCGTGTGGAAGTTCCAGGTGCCCTACCTGGCCCGGCACTACCGCGTGGTGACCTTCGATGGCCGGGGGTCGGGACGGTCCGACCGGCCGGCCGGCGCCGCGGCCTACGCCGATACCGAGTTCGCCGCGGACGCCATCGCGGTGATGAATGCCACCGGCACCGATCAGGCTTTGCTGGTGGGCTTCTCGTGCGGGGTGGCGTGGTCGCTGCACGTGGCCGCGGACCAACCCGACCGGGTCACCGGCATCGTCGCGATCGGCGCGTCGTGCGGGCTCTACGATCTGCCTCCGGAGCTGCGGTTCTCCGTCCGCGGGGAACGTGGCGAACCGGTGCGGGGATGGGCGAGGTACAACGAGCACTACTGGCGCGAGGGTGGGTTGCCGGATTACATCCGGTTCTTCGCGCGGTCGGTATACCACGAGCCCCACTCCACCAAGCAGCGGGAAGATTTCGTCGCCTGGGCCGCCGACAACACCCCGGACGGACTCGCCGACACCGTCGCGGGCCGACTCGGCCTGCACGGGTCCACCGCGACTGCGCTCGAGCCGCTCTGCGCGGGGGTGAGCTGTCCGGTGCTCGTGGTGCACGGCAGCGAGGACCGGATTCGTCCACCGGAGTTCGGCCGGGTGGTGGCCGAGCTGACCGGGGGATCGTTGGAGGTGCTCGACGGCGTCGGGCACGGGGTGCCGAACCGTGAGCCGGTCCGCACCAACCACCTGATCCGCGAGTTCGCCGACCGGCTGCAGCCGCCGCAGCGAACTGCCGCCCCCACCACGTGGACACGTTCGCGACAGCGTCCCCGCCGCGCGCTGTACCTGTCCTCACCGATCGGGCTGGGCCACGTGCGGCGGGACCTCGCGATCGCCACGGAGATGCGTGCGCGTCACCCGGACCTGCAGATCGATTGGCTGGCCCAGGACCCGGTCACTCGGGTCCTCCGGGCTGCCGGCGAAACGGTGCACCCGGCCTCGCGATGGCTGGCCAGCGAGTCACGCCACATCGAGGACGAGTGCGCCGACCACGACCTCAACGCATTTCAGGCGATCCGTCGGATGGACGAGACGCTGGTGCAGAACTTCATGGTGTTCGACGAGGTCGCCACCGAGACGCCCTACGACGTGGTGATCGGGGACGAGGCGTGGGATGTCGACTACTTCATGCACGAGAATCCTGAACTCAAGCGGTTCTCGTTCGCGTGGCTGACCGACTTCGTCGGCTGGTTGCCGATGGCCTCGGGCGGGGAGGACGAGGCGGCCCTGACCGCCGACTACAACGCCGAGATGATCGAGCAGCGCGCACGGTACCGGCGGATGCGTGACCGGTCGATCTTCGTGGGCAACCCCGATGACGTGGTGGATGCATCGTTCGGCCCCGGGCTGCCGGGGATCCGGGAGTGGACGGTGCAGAACTTCGATTTCTCCGGCTACGTCTCGGGTTTCACGCCTCCGGCCGAGGAGGAGTCGGCACGGCTGCGGGCAGACCTGGGTCTGGGTGCCGATGACCTGCTCTGTGTGGTCACCGTCGGCGGCTCGGGAGTCGGCACGACGCTGCTGAAACGGGTGATCGAGGCGGTGCCGTGCGCCCGCCGCCTGGCCCCCGCACTGCACTTTCTGGTGGTGTGCGGGCCGCGGATCGATCCCGACACGCTCCTCCGGCACCCGGAGAAGGGCAACCCCGGTCTACGCATTCGCGGCTATCTGCCGAACCTGCATCGCTACCTCGCCGCCTGCGACCTCGCCGTCGTCCAGGGTGGTCTGACCACCTGCATGGAACTGACCGCAACCGGCCGGCCGTTCATCTACGTGCCGCTGCGCAACCACTTCGAGCAGAACTTCCACGTTCCACACCGCCTGGACCGCTATGGGGCGGGCCGATGCATGTCGTATGAGGATGCGTGCGAACCCGAACTCCTGGCCGCGGCGATCGTCGAGACCGCGCATGCGCAGGTCCGCTACCGTCCGGTGGAGACCGACGGGGCGGCCCGCGCCGCCGATCTGATCGCCGACCTGCTTTGA
- the yaaA gene encoding peroxide stress protein YaaA yields MLVILPPSETKSDGGRGAPLDMDTLAFPELNPIRKRIAESLVELAADLDASRTALGLGRTQLAEVDRNADLWLAPTRPAIERYTGVLYDALDHAGMTHAQKTKATERLAIGSALFGVVRAGDMIPAYRLSGGSKLPGMPTLASIWKPELSNSLDAVDDFVVDLRSGVYQQLGPVRGAVTATVVTEGPDGSRKVVSHFNKHYKGRMAREFVRTRRNVRDINALAAVLADAGQRVEIAAPDQIVVLTD; encoded by the coding sequence GTGCTCGTCATCCTGCCTCCCTCCGAGACCAAATCCGACGGCGGCCGGGGCGCCCCCCTCGACATGGACACCCTGGCGTTTCCGGAGCTCAATCCCATCCGCAAACGCATCGCCGAGTCGCTCGTGGAACTCGCCGCCGATCTCGACGCCAGCCGCACCGCACTCGGGTTGGGCCGGACCCAACTGGCGGAGGTGGACCGCAACGCCGACCTGTGGCTCGCGCCCACCCGGCCGGCGATCGAGCGCTACACCGGCGTGCTGTATGACGCCCTCGACCATGCCGGCATGACACATGCCCAGAAGACCAAGGCGACCGAGCGGCTCGCCATCGGATCGGCGCTGTTCGGCGTGGTCCGGGCCGGCGACATGATCCCGGCGTACCGGTTGTCCGGTGGTTCCAAGTTGCCCGGGATGCCGACGCTGGCGTCGATATGGAAACCGGAACTCTCGAACAGCCTCGACGCCGTCGACGATTTCGTCGTCGACCTCCGCTCGGGTGTCTATCAGCAACTGGGTCCGGTGCGCGGAGCGGTGACCGCGACGGTGGTGACCGAGGGCCCGGACGGATCACGAAAAGTGGTGAGCCACTTCAACAAGCACTACAAGGGGCGGATGGCCCGGGAGTTCGTCCGCACCCGGCGAAACGTTCGCGACATCAACGCGCTGGCCGCGGTGTTGGCCGATGCGGGGCAGCGGGTCGAGATCGCCGCCCCGGACCAGATCGTCGTACTGACCGACTGA